One part of the Magallana gigas chromosome 5, xbMagGiga1.1, whole genome shotgun sequence genome encodes these proteins:
- the LOC117681019 gene encoding neural cell adhesion molecule L1-like isoform X1 → MMFKCFIILRKCIDSITTWKYFAILIMQFFLMIWLLIGAQSFNHPPIITSEFQPEYFLNRFSSLALPCQAYSGNIKYYWYQNGQKVENQIHITANINSGYLMITNYTKDNFGVFYCVAENDYGASVSLFVKIFEAVLDKFRNMRPMSMLSCEEHHHCKLDCFNKPRCEPPDACLVEWTHGFGTQNTVLEDEKTAIDLDGNLHLLNVSKDCGNKSYACGIWNEQTKEFVKGSSIQLFIEASKSGTSPRKIFHSNSRVHLGKHGVLQCIFSGTSMSEIKWKNKHGSSISTNNKYRTSQYGRILHVMNVTYEDEGNFTCVTENNLTQAPYLNVTSPPVFLDNGKSFLTTNFTVYSEEFVRLTCNAVSSPMENHPIVTHWMKNGNIVTSFRDFSIQFLENNRVLKINRALDDKVGGFQCVTENSEGIAVVNFLINYVGDNRTLKGPFYLFYLTVLVFAIGVLILIAFGFFVRKRCYQKLMPLYLVIRRRSTTNHENNYDNNIAIQ, encoded by the exons AtgatgtttaaatgttttatcattttgcGAAAATGTATTGATAGCATCACAACGTGGAAGTATTTCGCAATTTTGATAATGCAGTTCTTTTTAATGATATGGCTTCTAATAg GAGCACAGTCATTTAATCATCCTCCCATTATAACATCAGAATTTCAACCCGAGTATTTCTTGAATAGATTTTCTTCCTTGGCCCTTCCGTGCCAGGCTTATAGCGGGAATATAAA GTATTATTGGTACCAAAATGGACAGAAGGTTGAAAACCAAATACACATTACAGCCAACATAAATAGTGGGTACCTGATGATAACAAATTATACAAAAGACAATTTTGGAGTGTTTTACTGCGTTGCAGAGAACGATTATGGAGCGTCTGTATCTCtatttgtcaagatttttgaagCAG ttCTTGACAAGTTTCGGAATATGCGACCAATGTCGATGCTGTCTTGTGAAGAACATCATCATTGTAAACTCGACTGTTTTAACAAACCACGCTGTGAGCCACCTGATGCATGTCTAGTTGAATGGACTCACGGATTCGGGACACAAAACACTGTATTGGAGGATGAAAAAACAGCTATAGATCTGGATG GCAATCTTCATTTACTTAATGTAAGTAAAGACTGTGGAAACAAATCATACGCTTGTGGAATTTGGAATGaacaaacaaaagaatttgTTAAAGGAAGCTCAATCCAACTATTTATTGAAG CTTCAAAATCTGGTACATCCCCTCGTAAAATTTTCCACAGCAATTCCCGCGTACATCTGGGAAAACATGGTGTCCTGCAATGTATATTTTCTGGAAC GTCTATGTCTGAAATAAAGTGGAAAAATAAACATGGAAGTAGCATATCAACAAACAACAAATATAGAACCAGCCAATACGGAAGAATACTACACGTAATGAATGTAACGTACGAGGACGAGGGCAATTTTACGTGTGTTACAGAGAACAATCTGACACAAGCACCATATCTTAATGTCACAT CACCTCCAGTTTTTCTTGACAACGGAAAAAGTTTCCTGACAACTAACTTTACCGTATATTCAGAAGAGTTTGTTCGCTTGACATGCAACGCGGTGTCTTCACCGATGGAAAATCACCCTATTGTGACTCATTGGATGAAAAATGGAAACATTGTCACATCTTTTCGGG ATTTTTCAATACAGTTTCTCGAAAACAATAGGGTTCTGAAAATAAACCGAGCACTTGATGACAAGGTTGGAGGATTCCAATGTGTGACTGAAAATAGTGAAGGAATAGCAGTAGTAAACTTTCTAATAAACTATG TTGGTGACAACAGAACTT TGAAAGGGCCCTTCTATTTATTCTACTTAACCGTACTTGTTTTTGCAATTGGGGTGCTGATTTTGATTGCTTTTGGATTTTTTGTTAGGAAAAG ATGCTACCAAAAGCTAATGCCGCTTTATCTTGTTATCAGAAGGAGGTCTACAACCAACCACGAAAATAATTATGACAACAATATTGCCATACAATAG
- the LOC117681019 gene encoding contactin-4-like isoform X2, which produces MMFKCFIILRKCIDSITTWKYFAILIMQFFLMIWLLIGAQSFNHPPIITSEFQPEYFLNRFSSLALPCQAYSGNIKYYWYQNGQKVENQIHITANINSGYLMITNYTKDNFGVFYCVAENDYGASVSLFVKIFEAVLDKFRNMRPMSMLSCEEHHHCKLDCFNKPRCEPPDACLVEWTHGFGTQNTVLEDEKTAIDLDGNLHLLNVSKDCGNKSYACGIWNEQTKEFVKGSSIQLFIEASKSGTSPRKIFHSNSRVHLGKHGVLQCIFSGTSMSEIKWKNKHGSSISTNNKYRTSQYGRILHVMNVTYEDEGNFTCVTENNLTQAPYLNVTFFLDNGKSFLTTNFTVYSEEFVRLTCNAVSSPMENHPIVTHWMKNGNIVTSFRDFSIQFLENNRVLKINRALDDKVGGFQCVTENSEGIAVVNFLINYVGDNRTLKGPFYLFYLTVLVFAIGVLILIAFGFFVRKRCYQKLMPLYLVIRRRSTTNHENNYDNNIAIQ; this is translated from the exons AtgatgtttaaatgttttatcattttgcGAAAATGTATTGATAGCATCACAACGTGGAAGTATTTCGCAATTTTGATAATGCAGTTCTTTTTAATGATATGGCTTCTAATAg GAGCACAGTCATTTAATCATCCTCCCATTATAACATCAGAATTTCAACCCGAGTATTTCTTGAATAGATTTTCTTCCTTGGCCCTTCCGTGCCAGGCTTATAGCGGGAATATAAA GTATTATTGGTACCAAAATGGACAGAAGGTTGAAAACCAAATACACATTACAGCCAACATAAATAGTGGGTACCTGATGATAACAAATTATACAAAAGACAATTTTGGAGTGTTTTACTGCGTTGCAGAGAACGATTATGGAGCGTCTGTATCTCtatttgtcaagatttttgaagCAG ttCTTGACAAGTTTCGGAATATGCGACCAATGTCGATGCTGTCTTGTGAAGAACATCATCATTGTAAACTCGACTGTTTTAACAAACCACGCTGTGAGCCACCTGATGCATGTCTAGTTGAATGGACTCACGGATTCGGGACACAAAACACTGTATTGGAGGATGAAAAAACAGCTATAGATCTGGATG GCAATCTTCATTTACTTAATGTAAGTAAAGACTGTGGAAACAAATCATACGCTTGTGGAATTTGGAATGaacaaacaaaagaatttgTTAAAGGAAGCTCAATCCAACTATTTATTGAAG CTTCAAAATCTGGTACATCCCCTCGTAAAATTTTCCACAGCAATTCCCGCGTACATCTGGGAAAACATGGTGTCCTGCAATGTATATTTTCTGGAAC GTCTATGTCTGAAATAAAGTGGAAAAATAAACATGGAAGTAGCATATCAACAAACAACAAATATAGAACCAGCCAATACGGAAGAATACTACACGTAATGAATGTAACGTACGAGGACGAGGGCAATTTTACGTGTGTTACAGAGAACAATCTGACACAAGCACCATATCTTAATGTCACAT TTTTTCTTGACAACGGAAAAAGTTTCCTGACAACTAACTTTACCGTATATTCAGAAGAGTTTGTTCGCTTGACATGCAACGCGGTGTCTTCACCGATGGAAAATCACCCTATTGTGACTCATTGGATGAAAAATGGAAACATTGTCACATCTTTTCGGG ATTTTTCAATACAGTTTCTCGAAAACAATAGGGTTCTGAAAATAAACCGAGCACTTGATGACAAGGTTGGAGGATTCCAATGTGTGACTGAAAATAGTGAAGGAATAGCAGTAGTAAACTTTCTAATAAACTATG TTGGTGACAACAGAACTT TGAAAGGGCCCTTCTATTTATTCTACTTAACCGTACTTGTTTTTGCAATTGGGGTGCTGATTTTGATTGCTTTTGGATTTTTTGTTAGGAAAAG ATGCTACCAAAAGCTAATGCCGCTTTATCTTGTTATCAGAAGGAGGTCTACAACCAACCACGAAAATAATTATGACAACAATATTGCCATACAATAG